One genomic segment of Salinigranum rubrum includes these proteins:
- a CDS encoding cold-shock protein produces MAKGKVDFFNDTGGYGFIETDDADDDVFFHMEDVGGPDLEEGQEVEFEIQDSPKGPRAANLVRL; encoded by the coding sequence ATGGCGAAAGGGAAGGTCGACTTCTTCAACGACACGGGCGGTTACGGTTTCATCGAGACTGACGACGCTGACGACGACGTCTTCTTCCACATGGAAGACGTCGGCGGGCCGGACCTCGAAGAGGGCCAGGAGGTCGAGTTCGAGATTCAGGACTCGCCGAAGGGTCCCCGCGCGGCGAACCTCGTCCGCCTCTAA
- a CDS encoding metal-dependent transcriptional regulator, with product MLSDVMEDYLKAIYTLQTEQGPPVSTSAIADALAKTPPTVTSMLGKLEERGLVAREKYKGVELTPEGETVALEVIRHHRLLEAYLAEHLDYDWSEVHDEADALEHHISEEFERRVAEALGDPEVDPHGDPIPSADLTPLDVDDSTRLDDHAVGEQVVVTRVSDRDEEELQYLSDAGITPGTRLEIVDVAPFGMVTVRVGEGDREQSLPEAVARSIRVVPATEDGTEYGTEVEG from the coding sequence GTGCTCAGCGACGTGATGGAAGACTACTTGAAGGCCATCTACACGCTGCAGACGGAGCAGGGACCGCCGGTGTCGACGTCGGCTATCGCCGACGCGCTGGCGAAGACGCCGCCGACAGTGACGAGCATGCTCGGCAAGCTCGAAGAGCGCGGGCTCGTCGCGCGCGAGAAGTACAAGGGCGTCGAACTCACCCCCGAAGGAGAGACGGTCGCGCTCGAAGTCATCCGGCACCATCGACTCCTGGAGGCGTACCTCGCAGAACACCTCGACTACGACTGGAGCGAGGTCCACGACGAGGCCGACGCGCTCGAACACCACATCTCCGAGGAGTTCGAGCGTCGCGTCGCCGAGGCGCTCGGCGACCCGGAGGTCGACCCCCACGGCGACCCCATCCCGAGCGCCGACCTCACCCCGCTCGACGTCGACGACTCGACGCGGCTCGACGACCACGCCGTCGGCGAGCAGGTCGTCGTCACGCGCGTCTCTGACCGCGACGAGGAGGAACTGCAGTACCTCTCCGACGCGGGCATCACGCCCGGAACCCGTCTGGAAATCGTCGACGTCGCGCCGTTCGGGATGGTGACTGTCCGGGTGGGAGAGGGGGACCGTGAGCAGTCGCTCCCCGAAGCGGTCGCCCGCTCCATCCGGGTCGTCCCCGCCACCGAGGACGGTACCGAGTACGGAACGGAGGTCGAGGGCTGA
- a CDS encoding glycosyltransferase: protein MHVAFVSMRTAQHHETGATERTRRVAEALAARGHEVTVCCARWWGGTLPAFDQNDVTYRAVTDEPAAGSFGSKLPFRLLKTKPDVVQAVNSPPGHVVAAKRACRLLRVPLVVDWWQDAGDDWVGYKRAARAANRVLVPSELVRTQVREHGAAEERIETVPESIDVDLVRDAPVDRRADIVYANDLDEGCNVESFLLALAELRTQTWRAAVIGDGPLRETTEETAADLRIDDRVAFLGDLPPEEFVPILKGARVFAQTAEHEPFATELLWALACGCIGLVEYQAGSSAHELVTGTGRGRRVTSPQELATAISDAADEPPRTRSENYAAYDHDAVLDRYLDVYREAIDERGFSLGLF, encoded by the coding sequence ATGCACGTCGCGTTCGTCTCGATGCGGACGGCACAGCACCACGAGACCGGCGCGACCGAACGAACACGACGGGTCGCCGAGGCGCTCGCGGCCCGCGGTCACGAGGTGACGGTCTGCTGTGCGCGGTGGTGGGGCGGCACCCTCCCGGCGTTCGACCAGAACGACGTCACCTACCGCGCGGTCACCGACGAGCCGGCAGCGGGCTCGTTCGGTTCGAAGCTCCCGTTTCGCCTCCTGAAGACGAAACCCGACGTCGTTCAGGCGGTCAACAGCCCGCCGGGGCACGTCGTCGCGGCGAAGCGAGCCTGTCGGCTCCTCCGCGTCCCGCTCGTCGTCGACTGGTGGCAGGACGCTGGCGACGACTGGGTCGGGTACAAACGCGCCGCCCGGGCGGCGAATCGGGTCCTCGTCCCCTCGGAACTCGTCCGGACGCAGGTTCGCGAACACGGCGCGGCCGAGGAGCGAATCGAGACGGTCCCCGAGAGCATCGACGTCGACCTCGTCCGCGACGCTCCGGTCGACCGGCGGGCGGACATCGTCTACGCCAACGACCTCGACGAGGGCTGCAACGTGGAGTCGTTCCTCCTCGCGCTCGCCGAACTGCGGACGCAGACGTGGCGCGCGGCCGTCATCGGGGACGGGCCGCTGCGCGAGACGACAGAGGAAACCGCGGCGGACCTCCGTATCGACGACCGGGTCGCGTTCCTCGGCGACCTCCCTCCCGAGGAGTTCGTTCCGATCCTGAAGGGAGCGCGAGTGTTCGCTCAGACGGCCGAACACGAGCCGTTCGCGACGGAACTCCTCTGGGCGCTCGCGTGTGGCTGTATCGGCCTCGTCGAGTACCAGGCCGGGTCGAGCGCGCACGAACTCGTCACCGGTACGGGGCGGGGGCGGCGGGTCACCTCGCCGCAGGAACTGGCGACGGCCATCTCGGACGCCGCCGACGAACCGCCCCGCACCCGGAGCGAGAACTACGCGGCGTACGACCACGACGCCGTCCTCGACCGCTACCTCGACGTCTATCGGGAAGCCATCGACGAGCGCGGCTTCTCGCTCGGGCTGTTCTGA
- a CDS encoding halocyanin domain-containing protein, whose amino-acid sequence MSRRAFLTAAGGTAAVAAGSGNAAAQTTEPDWGGHLDGVDGGYQDMRGQSEVTVEVGAEGNGGALAFAPAGIWVDPGTTVTWEWTGEGGGHNVVSSEGPASLDSGAPVSEAGTTYEHTFGEDQVGITKYHCAPHEALGMLGAVAVGSDIPTVEVGGGGGGSSAPQVPESAKTLGVATTFAMVATLGLAFFFMKYGGDYETPEE is encoded by the coding sequence ATGTCGCGGCGGGCGTTCCTGACAGCCGCGGGTGGGACGGCGGCCGTCGCGGCCGGGTCAGGGAACGCCGCGGCACAGACGACGGAGCCGGACTGGGGCGGCCACCTCGATGGCGTCGACGGCGGTTACCAGGACATGCGCGGACAGAGCGAAGTGACCGTGGAGGTCGGTGCAGAGGGCAACGGCGGCGCGCTCGCGTTCGCCCCGGCGGGCATCTGGGTCGACCCCGGAACGACAGTCACGTGGGAGTGGACCGGCGAGGGCGGCGGTCACAACGTCGTCTCCAGCGAGGGACCGGCGTCGCTCGACAGCGGCGCTCCCGTCTCCGAGGCCGGCACGACGTACGAGCATACGTTCGGAGAAGATCAGGTGGGAATCACGAAGTACCACTGTGCCCCGCACGAGGCACTCGGGATGCTCGGCGCAGTCGCCGTCGGGAGCGACATCCCCACCGTCGAAGTCGGCGGTGGTGGCGGCGGGAGCAGTGCGCCACAGGTCCCCGAGAGCGCCAAGACGCTCGGCGTCGCAACCACGTTCGCGATGGTCGCCACGCTCGGCCTCGCGTTCTTCTTCATGAAGTACGGCGGCGACTACGAGACGCCCGAGGAGTAG
- a CDS encoding TMEM165/GDT1 family protein, whose protein sequence is MVGLVEVAAVAFVAQLAVLPGEKVQFIIAGLSTRYDPKVVVAAAGTAFAGWTALEIWFGAALRGALPPAILDGITAVLFALFAVLLVRAAPEPGETSVGPDESASMETDGGLTLDVDAPSVFERDFGLDVDRFGSFVPIFAMMAAGEFGDKTQLVTIGLAVQYGAHPGIWAGEMLAILPVSIANAYVFHRFSHRFDVRKAHLAGAALFAFFAADTVLALVTGFSVWETVVSTVSQAILALI, encoded by the coding sequence ATGGTCGGGCTGGTCGAAGTCGCCGCGGTGGCGTTCGTCGCCCAGCTCGCCGTCCTCCCCGGAGAGAAGGTCCAGTTCATCATCGCCGGGCTCTCGACGCGGTACGACCCGAAGGTGGTCGTCGCGGCCGCCGGAACGGCGTTCGCCGGCTGGACCGCCCTCGAAATCTGGTTCGGGGCGGCGCTGAGGGGCGCCCTCCCCCCGGCGATTCTCGACGGCATCACCGCCGTCCTCTTCGCGCTCTTCGCCGTGTTGCTCGTCCGCGCGGCACCCGAACCGGGTGAAACGAGCGTCGGACCCGATGAGAGCGCGTCGATGGAAACCGACGGGGGGCTGACGCTCGACGTCGACGCCCCGTCGGTGTTCGAACGCGACTTCGGTCTCGACGTCGACCGGTTCGGGAGCTTCGTCCCCATCTTCGCGATGATGGCCGCCGGCGAGTTCGGCGACAAGACCCAACTCGTGACTATCGGCCTCGCCGTCCAGTACGGTGCCCACCCGGGTATCTGGGCCGGCGAGATGCTCGCCATCCTGCCGGTGAGCATCGCGAACGCGTACGTCTTCCACCGGTTCTCTCACCGCTTCGACGTGCGGAAGGCTCATCTCGCGGGCGCGGCGCTCTTCGCGTTCTTCGCCGCCGACACGGTCCTCGCACTCGTCACCGGCTTCTCGGTGTGGGAGACGGTCGTCTCGACGGTCTCCCAGGCGATTCTCGCGCTGATCTGA
- a CDS encoding NAD(P)-dependent glycerol-1-phosphate dehydrogenase yields the protein MFDKSTWIRLPRNVVIGHGVLGQVGAAVDDLYLSGQPLLVTSPTPERLAGDRLRAQFPVEPHTVTVERASFASVEAVAETAQAEGTDYIIALGGGKAIDIAKMAAERVDCGFVSVPTVASHDGIVSGRSSIPEGDTRHSVAADPPLAVVADTELLAQAPWELTTAGCADIISNYTAVKDWQLAHRLKNVEYSEYAGALSEMTAEMLVDSADSIKPGLEEAAWIVVKALVSSGVAMSIAGSSRPASGAEHLFSHQLDRLIPNTALHGHQVGVGSIMTEYLHSGEKGRWRNIRDALERIDAPTTARELGVDDEVVIEALTTAHTIRDRYTILGDGMSEDAAREVARVTGVIEG from the coding sequence ATGTTCGACAAGTCGACGTGGATCAGGCTCCCGCGAAACGTCGTCATCGGTCACGGCGTCCTCGGCCAGGTCGGGGCGGCCGTCGACGACCTCTACCTCTCGGGGCAGCCCCTGCTGGTGACGAGCCCGACGCCCGAGCGGCTGGCCGGCGATCGGCTCCGCGCGCAGTTCCCCGTCGAACCGCACACGGTGACCGTCGAGCGGGCGAGCTTCGCCTCCGTCGAGGCGGTCGCCGAAACCGCTCAGGCGGAGGGGACCGACTACATCATCGCCCTCGGCGGCGGGAAGGCCATCGACATCGCGAAGATGGCCGCCGAGCGAGTCGACTGCGGCTTCGTCTCCGTTCCGACAGTGGCGAGCCACGACGGCATCGTCTCGGGTCGGTCGTCCATCCCCGAGGGCGACACCCGTCACTCGGTCGCGGCGGACCCGCCGCTCGCGGTCGTTGCCGACACTGAACTCCTCGCGCAGGCGCCGTGGGAACTCACCACGGCCGGCTGTGCGGACATCATCTCGAACTACACCGCCGTCAAGGACTGGCAACTGGCCCATCGGCTCAAGAACGTCGAGTACTCCGAGTACGCCGGGGCGCTCTCGGAGATGACGGCCGAGATGCTCGTGGACAGCGCCGACTCGATCAAGCCTGGGCTGGAGGAGGCCGCCTGGATCGTCGTGAAGGCGCTCGTCTCCTCCGGGGTGGCGATGAGCATCGCCGGCTCCTCACGACCCGCGTCGGGGGCGGAACACCTCTTCTCGCATCAACTCGACCGACTCATCCCGAACACCGCACTGCACGGCCATCAGGTCGGCGTCGGCTCCATCATGACCGAGTACCTCCACAGCGGCGAGAAGGGCCGGTGGCGGAACATCCGCGACGCGCTCGAACGCATCGACGCACCGACGACCGCGCGGGAACTCGGCGTCGACGACGAGGTGGTGATCGAGGCGCTCACCACGGCACACACGATCCGCGACCGCTACACCATCCTGGGCGACGGGATGAGCGAGGACGCGGCGCGCGAAGTCGCACGGGTGACCGGCGTCATTGAGGGGTAA
- a CDS encoding M42 family metallopeptidase, whose translation MGDSDLEFDFELLRELTETDGVPGYEEDVRAAVRRELTAATDEVRTDAMGNVVGTVEGGDYEVVVAAHMDEIGFMVRHVTDEGFLRLDALGGWDPRILRAQRVRIHTREESLTGVIGSVPPHTLTDEQKEKEQQVSDVHVDLGLPSETVEERVDVGDLVTMQQTTVRMGDLVTGKALDDRVCLFAMLEAAHRLDDPAVTVHFVATVQEEVGLRGAQAVGVDLDPDLALALDVTVANDVPGFDAADHVTELGEGVAVKLKDSSVITTPKVNRRLRDVADSEGISHQLEVLPAGGTDTANLQRAGGAVPVGALSVPTRYLHTPTECAHVTDVAAMVDLLSAFVESETGEHDYSL comes from the coding sequence ATGGGCGACTCTGATCTCGAATTCGACTTCGAACTCCTCCGCGAACTCACCGAGACCGACGGGGTTCCCGGGTACGAGGAGGACGTCCGTGCCGCGGTTCGACGCGAACTGACGGCGGCGACGGACGAGGTACGGACGGACGCGATGGGGAACGTCGTCGGGACCGTCGAGGGAGGCGACTACGAAGTCGTCGTCGCGGCGCACATGGACGAGATCGGCTTCATGGTGCGGCACGTCACCGACGAGGGGTTCCTTCGGCTGGACGCGCTCGGCGGGTGGGATCCGCGAATCCTGCGGGCTCAGCGGGTCCGCATCCACACGCGGGAAGAGTCGCTCACGGGTGTCATCGGCTCCGTCCCGCCGCACACACTGACCGACGAACAGAAAGAGAAAGAACAGCAGGTCTCCGACGTCCACGTCGACCTCGGCCTCCCGTCGGAGACGGTCGAGGAACGGGTCGACGTCGGCGACCTCGTGACGATGCAGCAGACGACGGTGCGGATGGGCGACCTCGTCACCGGAAAGGCGCTCGACGACCGCGTCTGCCTGTTCGCGATGCTCGAAGCCGCACACAGACTCGACGACCCCGCCGTGACGGTTCACTTCGTCGCGACGGTCCAAGAGGAGGTCGGCCTCCGCGGTGCCCAGGCCGTCGGCGTCGACCTCGACCCGGACCTCGCGCTGGCGCTCGACGTCACCGTCGCGAACGACGTCCCGGGGTTCGACGCGGCCGACCACGTGACGGAACTGGGCGAGGGCGTCGCGGTGAAGCTGAAGGATTCGAGCGTCATCACGACGCCGAAGGTGAACCGTCGCCTCCGCGACGTGGCCGATTCCGAGGGAATCTCTCACCAGCTAGAGGTCCTGCCCGCCGGCGGGACGGACACGGCGAACCTCCAGCGTGCCGGCGGTGCCGTCCCGGTCGGGGCGCTGTCGGTTCCGACGCGGTACCTCCACACACCGACCGAGTGCGCGCACGTCACCGACGTGGCCGCGATGGTCGACCTGCTCTCGGCGTTCGTCGAGAGCGAAACCGGCGAGCACGACTACTCTCTGTAG
- a CDS encoding LysE family translocator: protein MFGLALAAPPGPMNAVIAEESVLRGWTAGFRTGLGAMTADAVFFVLSLLGVVAFVDRFPTVRGAMIGAGGLLMLYFAYGAAREIGESFTPAEEAAADGGETGAGFRKAFLLAIANPYQILFWLTIGVALLESGQFDVLAQTPYVGGDLAGLLVVEKGSPALIVGFFGGILVWVTGFPAALVTAERRVEAFAPAVTALSALVLVGFGLLFLADAAGTFL from the coding sequence GTGTTCGGGCTCGCACTCGCCGCCCCGCCTGGCCCGATGAACGCCGTCATCGCAGAGGAGAGCGTCCTTCGCGGCTGGACGGCCGGGTTCCGGACCGGCCTCGGTGCGATGACGGCTGACGCGGTGTTCTTCGTCCTCTCCCTGCTGGGTGTCGTCGCGTTCGTCGACCGGTTCCCGACGGTTCGTGGGGCGATGATCGGCGCGGGCGGCCTGCTCATGCTGTACTTCGCGTACGGCGCCGCTCGGGAGATCGGCGAGTCGTTCACGCCGGCCGAGGAGGCGGCCGCCGACGGCGGGGAGACCGGCGCGGGCTTCCGGAAGGCGTTCCTCCTCGCCATCGCGAATCCCTACCAGATCCTCTTTTGGCTCACCATCGGCGTCGCCCTGCTCGAATCGGGGCAGTTCGACGTGCTCGCACAGACGCCGTACGTGGGTGGCGACCTCGCGGGGCTCCTCGTCGTCGAAAAGGGGAGCCCGGCGCTCATCGTCGGCTTCTTCGGCGGTATCCTCGTGTGGGTCACCGGGTTCCCGGCGGCGCTCGTCACTGCCGAACGGCGGGTCGAGGCGTTCGCCCCGGCGGTGACGGCGCTCTCGGCGCTCGTGCTCGTCGGATTCGGTCTGCTGTTCCTCGCGGACGCCGCCGGGACGTTCCTCTGA
- a CDS encoding DUF420 domain-containing protein — translation MATASVRGPLKEHPAAVTAVLSVVGYALVIGTFLGYVPDSVFPELTLSEVNRIADAIAVINTAATLLLVAGWRFIRRGEVRRHAASMVGAFALILVFLVLYLTKIGGGGTKEFVGPTLPYYAYLAMLAVHIVLSVVSVPVVLHALVLGITHTPEELRAGGTHRKVGRVAASAWILSLSLGVVAYVLLNHVYDWQFVEALLLPVVP, via the coding sequence ATGGCAACAGCCAGCGTGCGTGGTCCACTCAAAGAACACCCGGCCGCCGTGACGGCCGTGCTCTCCGTGGTGGGGTACGCGCTCGTCATCGGGACCTTTCTGGGGTACGTCCCCGACTCGGTGTTCCCGGAACTCACGCTCTCGGAGGTCAACCGCATCGCCGATGCCATCGCCGTCATCAACACGGCAGCGACCCTCCTCCTCGTCGCCGGCTGGCGCTTCATCCGGCGCGGCGAGGTTCGCAGACACGCCGCGTCGATGGTCGGCGCGTTCGCCCTCATCCTCGTCTTCCTCGTGCTCTACCTGACGAAGATCGGCGGCGGTGGCACCAAGGAGTTCGTCGGCCCCACCCTCCCGTACTACGCGTACCTCGCGATGCTCGCGGTTCACATCGTCCTCTCCGTGGTCTCCGTCCCCGTCGTGTTGCACGCGCTCGTCCTCGGAATCACTCACACGCCCGAGGAACTCCGCGCCGGGGGGACCCACCGAAAGGTCGGGCGCGTCGCCGCCAGCGCGTGGATTCTCTCCCTGTCGCTCGGCGTCGTCGCCTACGTGCTCCTCAACCACGTCTACGACTGGCAGTTCGTCGAGGCGCTCCTCCTCCCGGTCGTCCCCTGA
- a CDS encoding threonine synthase — translation MNPSDAFCALRCTATGEELPADPTRTGPSEAGAPVDPVYDLAHVDWDHADLADARSMWDFAALLPFESGVSADEGGTPLVDAPALADELGVDSLHIKDEGRNPTGTVLDRGLSLAVTAASAADADLLAHASPGNSGQSGAAYAGRADIRSYAFVPSRAPFPNKAMTNVHGGDMRVAGGRYPDAVEALHTQLKSEWFTLQEFDNPVRHEGYKTVAYELVGQAGVPDAVFVPASTGEVVYGLTKGFRELHELGLVDDLPRIIAVQPTGCAPIATAFESGREVEAWNQPDTIVGELEIPDPRGGDLVREAVEGTDGRVVTVDDDAILGSAVAAAQTTAVDVGAAGGAAFAAADGLQDEFDDDARLVVVNTEAGVKTADILRSHLMGQGI, via the coding sequence ATGAACCCGAGCGACGCGTTCTGTGCGTTGCGCTGTACGGCGACTGGCGAGGAACTCCCCGCCGACCCGACGCGGACCGGACCGAGCGAGGCCGGGGCGCCGGTCGACCCCGTCTACGACCTCGCCCACGTCGACTGGGACCACGCCGACCTCGCCGACGCCCGCTCGATGTGGGACTTCGCCGCCCTCCTCCCCTTCGAGTCGGGCGTGAGCGCCGACGAGGGTGGGACGCCGCTCGTCGACGCTCCGGCGCTCGCCGACGAACTCGGTGTCGACTCGCTCCACATCAAGGACGAGGGGCGGAACCCCACCGGGACGGTGCTCGACCGCGGCCTCTCGCTCGCGGTCACGGCCGCCAGCGCTGCCGACGCCGACCTCCTCGCGCACGCCTCACCGGGTAACAGCGGACAGTCGGGGGCGGCGTACGCCGGACGTGCCGACATTCGGTCGTACGCGTTCGTCCCCTCGCGGGCGCCGTTCCCCAACAAGGCGATGACCAACGTCCACGGTGGCGACATGCGGGTCGCTGGCGGCCGGTACCCCGACGCGGTCGAGGCGCTCCACACACAACTGAAATCGGAGTGGTTCACCCTCCAGGAGTTCGACAACCCCGTTCGCCACGAGGGGTACAAGACCGTCGCGTACGAACTCGTCGGACAAGCCGGAGTCCCGGACGCGGTGTTCGTCCCCGCGAGCACCGGCGAGGTCGTCTACGGCTTGACGAAGGGCTTCCGCGAACTCCACGAATTAGGACTCGTCGACGACCTGCCGCGAATAATCGCGGTCCAGCCGACCGGTTGTGCGCCTATCGCGACGGCGTTCGAATCCGGACGGGAGGTCGAAGCGTGGAACCAGCCGGACACCATCGTCGGCGAACTGGAGATTCCCGACCCGAGGGGCGGCGACCTCGTGAGAGAGGCGGTCGAGGGGACGGATGGGAGGGTCGTGACTGTCGACGACGACGCGATTCTCGGGAGTGCCGTCGCCGCCGCACAGACCACCGCGGTCGACGTCGGCGCGGCCGGAGGCGCCGCATTCGCCGCCGCCGACGGGTTACAGGACGAGTTCGACGACGACGCGAGGCTCGTCGTCGTCAACACGGAGGCGGGCGTGAAGACGGCGGACATCCTCCGGTCGCATCTGATGGGCCAGGGTATCTGA